The stretch of DNA AGGTATTTCCTCTTATTTGAATATAATAGGTCTAAATTTCATAGGTTTATCATATATAATAGTATATATAGGTGCTGTATCTATATTATTTTTATTTATCTTGATGTTAATAAATATTAGAACAAGTGAACTTCAAAGTAATACTAGTAATAGTATTCCTTTAACAATATTTATTGGAATTATATTTAGTAATTTTTTATTTCCAATGTTACCTTATGATATTGTCATGTTAAGTAATTTCTATAATAACTATTTTAGCGAGGATTTTTATACAATAGATGTAAATATAAATGATAATAATTTGAATAATTTATACAATAATGTACTGTATTTTATGACTAGTGTAACATGGGATGGATCTGTAATAGACTTTAATCATATAACAGCTATAGGTAATATAATGTATACTATTTATAATATATGATTAATAATCGCTAGTTTTATACTTTTACTAGCAATGGTGGGATCAATTGTTATAACAATAAAACAAAGAAAAATTTAGGTGGGTGCAAGCTCGAGATACTTCGTCAGTACGTCGGGCGAAGTATGTCTGTATATATGCGGCGCTATATATAGGGAGGCGCAAACTCCTCCTCACTCTATAATTAAAAAAAAATTTTTTTACCTTAATTTAAAAGAAATTAGCTCAACGGTAGAGCAACCGTTTTACACACGGAAGGCTATGAGTTCGAATCTCCTATTTCTTACAAGGCTGGTGCGATATGATTTTGCACCGCGCCTGGTTAAAATGAGACTTAAAAAAAAGATATAATAAATTAAAGTATAAAAGTAAAACACGATGCCCGGGTTATGCACGTAGGACGGCGTTGGACGTGCTTACTGCTGGTCTGCGGGCATTATATATAATATCGACGTAGGATATATAGACATACTTCGTCGTCTTACAGACGTACTTACGAAGTATGTCTGTATGCCTGCAGTTACATATTCATTAAAGTTTACACTTAAAGCCCCTATAGCTCAACGGTAGAGCATAATACTGTTAATATTATGATAGATGTTCGATTCATCTTGGGGGCTATGCCATTTAGTTAAGACTTAGTTGAATCTTCATTTGGT from Podospora pseudocomata strain CBS 415.72m mitochondrion, complete sequence, whole genome shotgun sequence encodes:
- the nad6 gene encoding NADH dehydrogenase subunit 6, whose protein sequence is MNSNYPLFWINEILTNGFVEYILDIFSIMAFLTGIYVILTKNPIVSVLFLILLFGGISSYLNIIGLNFIGLSYIIVYIGAVSILFLFILMLINIRTSELQSNTSNSIPLTIFIGIIFSNFLFPMLPYDIVMLSNFYNNYFSEDFYTIDVNINDNNLNNLYNNVLYFMTSVTWDGSVIDFNHITAIGNIMYTIYNIWLIIASFILLLAMVGSIVITIKQRKI